Proteins from a genomic interval of Methanoplanus endosymbiosus:
- the leuS gene encoding leucine--tRNA ligase produces MSRFETEVYEDNYRESWSHIFEADPGEADKFYLNVAYPYPSGAMHVGHGRTYIVPDVIARFWRMKGKHVLFPMAFHVTGTPVIGISRRIANGDEKTIKLYSELYRVPADILDRFTDPDEIVRYFSNEYERVMRSCGLSIDWRRRFTTVYPQYSKFIEWQYLHLMEQNRVIRGAHPVKYCPQCDNPVGDHDLLEGEKAEIVKYVLVMFKWGEYTIPCATLRPETTYGVTNLWINPDVIYKKVTVDGQKWILSPEAADKIHLQDHELTIEGEISGSELIDEKVSHPFSGEVPILPATFVDPDMATGIVMSVPAHAPFDYIALRDLQSSGKYTDIAPVALISVSGYGEFPAKDAVEKSGIKDQNDPGMETLTQEVYSAEFASGRMLPQYGGQPVRVARDEFSAIMLEQHGSMAMYDFDVRDIMCRCGGRVYVRILKDQWFLKYSDPEWKEEVHEQIGKINLVPAEVRAEFDRTVDWLKDWACTRKVGLGTKLPWDKNWLVEPLSDSTIYMAFYTIAHKLVNLDAEKLTPEVFDYIFLGKGSPADLPLEEETVSDLRSEFLYWYPYDFRFSAKDLISNHLTFQLFHHKALFPEELQPKGMVVFGMGLLEGAKMSSSKGNVILLEDAVQEVGADTVRMFLVGSAEPWQDFDWRKELVSSTRKQIERFWNTIHEGIDSKESYPVDRWLISRTQERIKNTNFCMESFQTRQALQEAYFGIESDLKWYRRRLPENVRSSSAISEISSAWIRLLAPFIPFTAQKLWEITGNEGEIAFAKWPVAEEAKTDISLELSEELLARTVEDVESILKLIQIDAEKIILIIAPDWKRDVFEMIAKSENKKKVISEIMKDEGMRKRGKDATDAAKQITNLIHRLPPWLTLRIAENSMDEYSVFESAAEFLRHEFNLPVEVVRADDYPGKKSGQALPFKPAIVIE; encoded by the coding sequence GTGAGCAGGTTTGAAACAGAAGTTTACGAAGATAATTACAGAGAGTCCTGGTCGCATATATTTGAGGCTGATCCGGGCGAGGCAGACAAATTCTATCTAAATGTCGCATATCCCTACCCCAGCGGAGCAATGCATGTCGGGCACGGAAGGACATATATTGTGCCTGATGTCATTGCACGTTTTTGGAGAATGAAAGGAAAGCACGTCCTTTTTCCTATGGCATTCCATGTCACAGGAACGCCTGTTATAGGAATTTCCAGGAGGATTGCAAATGGGGATGAGAAGACAATAAAGCTGTACAGTGAACTTTACAGAGTTCCTGCTGATATTTTGGATAGATTCACTGATCCTGATGAGATTGTAAGATATTTCAGCAATGAATATGAGCGCGTAATGAGGTCATGCGGTCTTTCAATCGACTGGAGGAGGCGTTTTACCACAGTCTATCCTCAGTACAGCAAATTCATTGAATGGCAGTATCTGCACCTTATGGAACAGAACCGTGTCATCAGGGGTGCACATCCGGTAAAATACTGTCCGCAGTGCGACAATCCTGTAGGCGACCATGATCTTTTAGAAGGAGAAAAAGCAGAGATTGTCAAATATGTCCTTGTAATGTTTAAATGGGGCGAATATACAATTCCCTGCGCCACACTCAGGCCCGAAACAACATATGGTGTAACAAACCTCTGGATTAATCCGGATGTTATATACAAAAAAGTTACTGTTGATGGGCAGAAATGGATTTTGTCCCCTGAAGCGGCAGATAAAATCCATCTTCAGGATCATGAGCTTACAATAGAGGGAGAGATTTCCGGCAGTGAGCTGATAGATGAGAAAGTTTCCCATCCGTTTTCAGGAGAAGTGCCCATTCTTCCGGCAACCTTTGTGGACCCTGATATGGCCACCGGAATCGTGATGAGTGTCCCTGCCCATGCGCCTTTTGACTATATTGCACTTCGTGATCTTCAGAGCAGTGGTAAATATACGGACATTGCACCGGTTGCTCTCATCAGTGTGAGCGGTTATGGCGAATTCCCTGCAAAGGACGCTGTTGAAAAATCCGGAATTAAAGATCAGAATGACCCCGGCATGGAAACCTTAACACAGGAAGTGTACAGTGCTGAGTTCGCATCCGGAAGAATGCTCCCACAGTATGGCGGCCAGCCTGTCAGGGTGGCGCGCGATGAATTTTCTGCAATCATGCTTGAGCAGCATGGCTCAATGGCAATGTATGACTTTGATGTCAGGGATATCATGTGCCGCTGCGGAGGCAGGGTTTATGTCAGAATTCTGAAAGATCAGTGGTTCCTGAAGTACAGTGATCCTGAATGGAAAGAGGAAGTTCATGAGCAGATAGGAAAAATAAATCTTGTACCTGCTGAAGTCCGTGCAGAATTTGACAGGACTGTTGACTGGCTTAAAGACTGGGCATGTACCAGGAAAGTCGGTCTCGGAACAAAACTTCCGTGGGACAAGAACTGGCTTGTTGAGCCGCTCTCTGACTCCACAATCTATATGGCATTTTATACAATTGCCCATAAGCTTGTAAATCTGGATGCAGAGAAACTGACTCCTGAGGTATTTGATTATATATTCCTCGGAAAGGGCAGTCCGGCAGATCTTCCTCTTGAGGAGGAGACTGTATCTGATCTCAGGTCCGAATTCTTATACTGGTACCCGTATGATTTCAGATTCTCGGCAAAGGATTTAATCTCAAATCATCTGACATTCCAGTTATTCCACCACAAAGCACTCTTCCCCGAAGAACTTCAGCCAAAAGGAATGGTTGTCTTTGGCATGGGCCTGTTAGAGGGTGCAAAGATGTCTTCATCCAAAGGAAATGTAATACTTCTTGAGGATGCAGTACAGGAAGTCGGTGCCGATACTGTCAGAATGTTCCTTGTTGGCAGTGCAGAACCCTGGCAGGACTTTGACTGGAGAAAAGAGCTTGTATCTTCAACAAGGAAACAGATCGAGCGTTTCTGGAATACGATACATGAAGGCATTGATTCAAAAGAAAGCTATCCGGTGGACAGGTGGCTCATCTCAAGAACGCAGGAGAGAATTAAAAATACTAACTTCTGCATGGAATCATTCCAGACAAGGCAGGCACTTCAGGAGGCATATTTCGGAATTGAGTCTGATCTCAAATGGTACCGCCGCCGCCTGCCTGAGAATGTCAGATCGTCATCTGCAATTTCAGAGATAAGTTCTGCATGGATAAGACTTCTTGCACCGTTCATTCCGTTTACTGCACAGAAACTCTGGGAGATTACCGGAAATGAGGGTGAGATTGCCTTTGCAAAATGGCCTGTGGCTGAAGAAGCAAAGACGGACATCTCACTTGAACTGTCAGAAGAGCTTCTTGCAAGGACAGTTGAAGATGTTGAATCTATCCTGAAGCTCATCCAGATTGACGCTGAGAAGATTATTCTCATTATTGCACCGGACTGGAAGCGTGATGTCTTTGAGATGATTGCAAAATCGGAGAACAAAAAGAAGGTAATCTCTGAGATCATGAAAGATGAGGGTATGAGGAAGCGCGGCAAGGATGCAACTGATGCTGCAAAGCAGATTACAAATCTTATACACAGGCTTCCGCCATGGCTTACATTAAGAATTGCTGAAAACAGTATGGATGAATACTCTGTATTTGAGTCAGCTGCTGAATTTTTGAGGCATGAATTTAATCTGCCTGTTGAGGTTGTCCGCGCTGATGACTATCCGGGCAAAAAATCCGGCCAGGCATTGCCATTTAAACCGGCAATTGTAATTGAATAA
- a CDS encoding DUF5611 family protein has product MQEYQIKRGFKEGLKERMYDGLEESFGIKPEDNDGVLTISSGAFRKLSVKLGENEKTIVVDTESDITLYDNLPEEEADKIVLETSRKYNKYLEFVTGYNTKERKKKAADAAKKSR; this is encoded by the coding sequence ATGCAGGAATATCAAATTAAAAGAGGATTTAAAGAAGGCTTAAAGGAAAGGATGTATGATGGTCTGGAGGAATCATTTGGTATAAAACCTGAAGATAATGATGGTGTTCTTACCATAAGCAGCGGTGCATTCAGGAAGCTGTCTGTAAAACTCGGAGAAAATGAAAAAACCATTGTTGTTGATACTGAATCTGATATAACTCTGTATGACAATCTTCCTGAAGAAGAAGCAGACAAAATAGTCCTTGAAACTTCAAGAAAATACAATAAATATCTGGAATTTGTAACCGGTTACAATACAAAAGAGAGGAAAAAGAAAGCAGCAGATGCAGCAAAGAAAAGCAGGTAA
- a CDS encoding proteasome assembly chaperone family protein → MEDITIISKPPSDRGIKGIVGFPGSGLVGSISVQYLVDNAGFNYIGSITSKYFPPITMMIEGVINAPVRIYEKDNIVAFVADIPIHPSICYEISYKIIEWLMEYDLKEIVVIAGLITNMPEKRVFGVGTETEVLDIIKDKAEILPMGSISGIPGSILTECKIRNIPAVGLLGETVNTPDPRSSVSVLSVINDLYGFDVDVNPLMEQAEEIEASMQKMAEQVRDTEDSGAPKKEHLPMYG, encoded by the coding sequence TTGGAAGATATTACTATTATATCAAAACCACCATCCGACCGTGGAATTAAAGGTATAGTCGGTTTTCCGGGGAGTGGACTGGTGGGCAGTATCTCTGTTCAGTATCTTGTGGATAATGCAGGATTCAACTATATTGGCAGCATTACAAGTAAGTATTTCCCGCCAATTACTATGATGATCGAAGGTGTCATCAATGCACCCGTAAGAATTTATGAAAAAGATAATATTGTCGCTTTTGTTGCCGATATTCCGATCCATCCTTCGATATGCTATGAAATTTCATATAAGATTATTGAATGGCTTATGGAATATGACCTAAAGGAGATTGTTGTAATTGCCGGGCTTATCACTAATATGCCTGAAAAGAGGGTATTTGGTGTCGGCACTGAAACAGAAGTACTTGATATTATCAAAGACAAAGCAGAAATTCTGCCTATGGGCAGTATTTCCGGCATTCCGGGAAGTATTCTGACAGAGTGTAAAATCAGAAATATTCCGGCTGTCGGACTTTTGGGTGAGACTGTCAATACTCCGGACCCCAGATCTTCAGTCTCGGTTTTGAGTGTAATAAATGATCTCTATGGTTTTGATGTTGATGTCAATCCCCTTATGGAGCAGGCTGAGGAGATTGAGGCATCCATGCAGAAGATGGCAGAACAGGTGCGCGATACAGAGGATTCAGGGGCGCCAAAGAAAGAGCATCTTCCGATGTACGGGTGA
- a CDS encoding DUF473 domain-containing protein — protein MIISALTGISPNIITELKKGKPRTLELYSAHNIITLTDILPGDHIFMTDVDLDDVCTGDRGIIAEVQSINITMKRMTEWINPLFCEEKERMSARIKLKYIDVALAKRVEGREWAKPTSVCLYESSVYHAG, from the coding sequence ATGATTATTTCAGCATTAACGGGAATTTCTCCAAATATAATTACTGAGCTAAAGAAGGGTAAACCAAGAACTCTTGAGTTATACAGCGCTCATAATATCATTACGCTGACTGACATTCTCCCCGGAGATCATATATTTATGACCGATGTTGATCTTGATGATGTCTGCACAGGTGACAGGGGAATAATTGCAGAGGTTCAGTCAATCAATATTACTATGAAGAGAATGACTGAATGGATTAATCCTTTATTCTGTGAGGAAAAAGAGAGAATGTCTGCCCGTATAAAGCTCAAATATATAGATGTGGCTCTTGCAAAGAGAGTTGAGGGCCGAGAATGGGCAAAACCAACATCTGTCTGCCTGTATGAATCTTCGGTTTACCATGCCGGATAA
- the metG gene encoding methionine--tRNA ligase, whose amino-acid sequence MSDTPVLVTCGLPYTNGPCHIGHLRTYVPADFYVRFLRHCGDEVVFVCGSDNHGTPIVISAEAEGITPREMSERYHRHFDETFKKMLIGFDRFGMTDDPANHARTKEVVEKLIKNDHIYKKIISQSYCPECDMFLPDRYVEGICPFCGERARGDECDQGCGKHLEPGEIKDPVCKICGGRAELRDQEHFFFKLSDFNDMFEDYLPNLKGTSNARNYASGWIKEGLHDWCITRTLKWGVKFPGHDDLVVYVWVDAPIGYMAFTEEWAEKTGGNWEQFWKGDAPVTHFIGQDIIYHHCVFWPALLEGAGYSKPDAVVASGMVKIDDKTFSKSRGYVVWTNDDYLDLGLSPDYLRYYILSYTSHTKELNFSWKEYQARVNNELVDTFGNFLYRTLHFASKKLGGVPDYNPDEEITRRIEEAITETEAAIRSYEFKSAVDSVMSLASYGNIYIQNNAPWKLIKDDPKEAEKVIRNCLQIAKGLVILFDSLIPEKAQKAWEMLGFTTLLKDQNLSEAVTGFETEKLPKPAILFEKIEDGKVEECEKILNVRIEEAVRKENRQNKEDNMITIDEFAKVELKVAKIYEAEQIEGSKKLLKIQVDLGDEKRQVVSGIAQFYTPEELIGKSVVVVTNLKPAKLFGVESNGMILAAGDDASLLTSLRDVEAGTKVL is encoded by the coding sequence ATGAGTGATACACCGGTTCTTGTGACATGCGGACTGCCGTACACAAACGGCCCATGCCACATAGGACATTTGCGCACATATGTGCCTGCTGATTTTTATGTCAGGTTTCTGCGCCACTGCGGGGATGAAGTTGTCTTTGTCTGCGGTTCAGACAACCACGGAACTCCGATAGTAATCAGTGCCGAGGCAGAGGGGATAACCCCGCGTGAAATGTCTGAGAGATATCACAGGCATTTTGATGAGACCTTTAAAAAAATGCTCATCGGTTTTGACAGATTTGGCATGACAGATGATCCGGCAAATCATGCAAGAACCAAAGAAGTCGTTGAGAAGCTCATCAAAAATGATCATATCTATAAAAAGATAATAAGCCAGAGCTACTGCCCGGAATGTGATATGTTCCTGCCGGACAGATATGTGGAAGGAATCTGTCCATTCTGCGGTGAAAGAGCACGTGGCGATGAGTGCGATCAGGGTTGCGGGAAACACCTTGAACCTGGTGAGATCAAAGATCCGGTATGCAAAATCTGCGGAGGCAGAGCTGAACTGCGCGATCAGGAGCACTTTTTCTTTAAATTATCAGATTTCAATGATATGTTTGAAGATTATCTTCCAAATCTCAAAGGCACATCGAATGCCAGAAACTATGCCTCTGGCTGGATCAAAGAAGGTCTTCATGACTGGTGTATCACCAGAACTCTGAAATGGGGTGTAAAATTCCCCGGACATGATGATCTTGTGGTTTATGTATGGGTTGATGCACCTATAGGCTACATGGCCTTTACAGAGGAGTGGGCAGAGAAGACCGGCGGCAACTGGGAGCAATTCTGGAAGGGAGATGCACCGGTCACTCATTTCATCGGTCAGGACATTATATACCACCACTGCGTATTCTGGCCGGCTCTTCTGGAAGGTGCCGGATATTCAAAGCCGGATGCTGTAGTGGCAAGCGGGATGGTGAAGATAGATGATAAGACATTTTCCAAAAGCCGCGGATATGTCGTCTGGACAAATGATGATTATCTTGACCTTGGCCTCTCTCCTGACTATCTGAGATATTACATACTCTCCTACACAAGCCATACAAAAGAACTGAACTTCTCATGGAAGGAATACCAGGCGCGTGTAAACAATGAGCTTGTCGATACTTTTGGAAATTTCCTCTACAGAACCCTGCACTTCGCCTCAAAAAAACTTGGCGGAGTTCCGGATTACAACCCTGATGAAGAAATAACCAGGAGAATTGAAGAAGCCATAACGGAAACTGAAGCTGCAATACGCAGTTATGAATTCAAGTCCGCAGTGGATTCAGTAATGTCTCTGGCTTCATATGGCAATATATACATCCAGAATAACGCCCCCTGGAAACTGATAAAGGATGACCCAAAGGAGGCTGAAAAAGTTATCAGAAACTGCCTTCAGATTGCAAAAGGTCTTGTAATACTCTTTGATTCTTTAATCCCGGAGAAAGCGCAGAAGGCCTGGGAGATGTTAGGATTTACAACTCTGCTTAAGGATCAGAACCTATCTGAGGCAGTAACCGGTTTTGAAACTGAAAAACTTCCAAAACCTGCCATTCTCTTTGAAAAAATTGAGGACGGGAAGGTGGAGGAATGTGAGAAGATACTGAATGTCAGAATCGAAGAAGCAGTAAGAAAGGAAAACAGACAGAATAAGGAAGATAATATGATAACAATTGACGAATTTGCAAAAGTTGAACTTAAAGTCGCAAAAATTTACGAAGCTGAACAGATTGAAGGATCAAAGAAACTTCTTAAGATACAGGTTGATCTCGGCGATGAAAAAAGGCAGGTAGTATCCGGAATTGCACAGTTTTACACGCCGGAAGAACTGATTGGCAAAAGCGTGGTTGTAGTGACTAATCTTAAACCGGCAAAACTCTTTGGCGTGGAATCAAACGGCATGATACTTGCGGCAGGGGATGACGCATCACTTCTGACATCCTTAAGGGATGTGGAGGCCGGAACAAAGGTATTATAA
- a CDS encoding DHH family phosphoesterase — protein MRQRRSGIVHLTHNDLDAAGCDAIHRRKYGGDIFTVWSSVGGFISNLKNISETEGKGDILSISDLGYQKGIDRYVRKAVSKGWKIEWRDHHRWTDEEIKETEDLVEYLQVDTSVCATGIVAKDLMPGDKSSSEIAKVVCDYDLWKHNDPRSKILGEVCSKRKNLNYVRDRLTEGIMIDEEIERIYSHIEKERNEAIEKSIKKTKIYSGKYKIAFAPLYGYPSETAHAIRDRMGTDIEVIVSENGRFSIRSEPPVSHLIAKEFNGGGHPPAAGGNFDFKFTDKMVFKLLKKSRYFKILSQKSEKIIAES, from the coding sequence GTGAGGCAGAGAAGATCGGGTATTGTTCACCTGACCCACAACGATCTGGATGCTGCCGGATGTGATGCAATCCACAGAAGAAAATACGGAGGAGATATATTCACCGTCTGGTCGTCAGTCGGAGGTTTTATCAGTAATTTAAAAAACATCTCAGAAACCGAAGGAAAAGGGGACATACTCAGCATTTCAGATCTTGGCTATCAGAAAGGAATTGACAGATATGTCAGAAAAGCCGTCTCAAAAGGGTGGAAGATTGAATGGCGTGATCATCACAGGTGGACAGATGAGGAAATTAAGGAGACAGAAGATCTTGTTGAATACCTTCAGGTGGACACATCGGTATGCGCAACAGGAATTGTTGCAAAGGACCTGATGCCTGGAGACAAATCCTCATCAGAGATTGCAAAGGTTGTCTGTGATTATGACCTCTGGAAGCATAATGATCCAAGGTCAAAAATTCTTGGAGAGGTCTGCTCCAAAAGGAAAAACCTGAATTATGTGCGTGACCGCCTTACAGAAGGCATAATGATCGATGAAGAGATCGAACGGATATATTCACATATTGAGAAGGAAAGAAACGAAGCAATTGAGAAGAGCATCAAAAAAACGAAGATATACAGTGGTAAATACAAAATTGCCTTTGCTCCTCTGTATGGATACCCAAGTGAAACTGCCCATGCAATCAGGGACAGGATGGGGACAGATATAGAAGTAATAGTCTCTGAAAACGGAAGATTTTCAATAAGATCAGAACCGCCTGTAAGTCACCTGATAGCAAAGGAGTTTAACGGAGGCGGGCACCCACCTGCTGCCGGGGGGAATTTTGATTTTAAATTTACAGATAAAATGGTCTTTAAACTATTAAAAAAGAGCAGATATTTTAAAATTCTTTCACAAAAATCTGAAAAAATAATTGCAGAAAGTTAA
- a CDS encoding TIGR04083 family peptide-modifying radical SAM enzyme: MKNPFHVMLIPTLGCPANCEYCWSSEVGSPVMPIETVKEIVEWLKDFRKDDRVTITFHGGEPLLAGEEFYRQALPLLSEGLSHLSPEFAIQSNLWLMTTEMAKIFAEYSVPVGSSIDGPEEINDVQRGKGYYRKTLEGYKIAVENGLNVRFICTFTNQSTKRKEEIFEFFYENGLVLKLHPALPSLRGSDPDKWALPPEEYGELLVYLLDMALEHLDDMEIMNINDLCRGVFTRRGNVCTFADCMGTTFAIGPDGAIYPCYRFVGMPEYVMGNVYDHPTVEDLSESPAWKLMYEFKDYVDSACSECRHIRYCRGGCPYNAIVPCGGKVAGVDPHCPAYKRIYDEITDRMDDEMFNSPPPGMSPFGAMNGEKTAPGVMSLIRKIVMNQ, encoded by the coding sequence ATGAAAAACCCTTTTCATGTTATGCTGATTCCGACATTAGGATGTCCGGCAAACTGCGAATACTGCTGGAGTTCTGAGGTGGGTTCTCCGGTTATGCCCATTGAGACAGTTAAGGAGATTGTTGAATGGCTTAAGGACTTCAGAAAAGATGACCGGGTGACTATTACATTTCATGGAGGTGAACCTCTGCTTGCAGGCGAGGAATTTTACAGGCAGGCACTCCCTCTGCTTTCCGAAGGTCTAAGCCACCTCAGTCCTGAATTTGCAATACAGAGCAATCTCTGGCTTATGACAACCGAAATGGCAAAGATCTTTGCAGAATACAGTGTACCTGTAGGCTCAAGCATAGACGGACCTGAGGAGATCAATGATGTTCAGAGGGGAAAGGGATATTACAGAAAAACCCTCGAGGGATATAAAATTGCAGTTGAAAACGGACTTAATGTCAGATTCATCTGCACCTTTACAAATCAGTCCACAAAGAGAAAGGAAGAGATCTTTGAATTCTTCTATGAAAACGGCCTTGTGCTGAAACTTCACCCGGCACTTCCCTCGTTAAGAGGCAGTGATCCTGATAAATGGGCGCTGCCACCTGAGGAGTACGGCGAACTGTTAGTATATCTTCTGGACATGGCACTTGAACATCTGGATGATATGGAGATTATGAACATCAATGATCTCTGCCGGGGTGTCTTTACAAGAAGGGGTAATGTATGTACATTTGCCGACTGCATGGGGACAACCTTTGCAATCGGGCCTGACGGTGCAATTTATCCCTGTTATCGTTTTGTAGGCATGCCTGAGTATGTCATGGGCAATGTATATGATCATCCGACAGTAGAAGATCTCTCTGAATCTCCAGCCTGGAAACTGATGTATGAGTTTAAGGATTATGTTGATTCTGCATGCAGTGAATGCAGACATATAAGGTACTGCCGTGGCGGCTGTCCATATAATGCAATAGTTCCCTGCGGCGGAAAGGTTGCCGGAGTTGATCCACATTGTCCGGCATATAAGAGAATATATGATGAGATAACTGACCGTATGGATGACGAAATGTTCAATTCACCACCTCCCGGAATGTCTCCTTTTGGCGCGATGAACGGCGAAAAAACAGCCCCCGGAGTGATGTCACTTATCAGAAAAATTGTCATGAATCAGTAG
- a CDS encoding ATP-binding protein has product MSFTNTVAKSGLFSSIEQKDIVKLLVITCLIIFSVLITTIYFQFNFSGTYEAVIFLIPQLYYIPIILITIWYPKRGILASVLIITGFLLAVTYFYYQGLIIDPFIAGINTALFFWVGLASTYIAKTSGLFNFRYFGYFNNSKNGILIVEASDLNIIDANPKICNISGQKHKELINTNLAVFLCNLGLDSSRANKIIDKPGRINEKIIVKCFGNEERIFLITSVQDNEEGSIECTFCDITESEREKRHAVEERELFRRFVDSSDNIFFMLDKTGKIFKIHWSKAEENNISEESLSGRYLSQILGNCTDEECIKYTENTIRSGDTNSFKSYITTSDGLKKSCSVISGPLNDSAGKIIGVIGTVEFIRNSHGETFKETGNSGINPEMHRWNFFVNNAAHELRTPLQPIVGYLNLLLDDPEDSGLNEYSADMLRKCLSSVERECVIVERILEMGICENYPVNLLISEIKLHEMTEKIINIGHYSDNADIVNKINTDAVICADRDRIYQVLNGIISNAVKYNEDPRIVEIGFRKDESYSYIEITDNGKGIADESLALIFEPFYIDNLSSLSREYGRIGLDLSIAKKYIKLHGGEILVSSEKDIGSTFTVKIPVMPRNTS; this is encoded by the coding sequence ATGAGTTTTACCAATACAGTGGCAAAGTCCGGACTATTTAGTTCCATTGAACAGAAGGACATCGTAAAACTCTTGGTTATAACATGCCTGATTATATTCTCAGTTCTGATAACAACAATATATTTCCAGTTCAATTTTTCCGGTACATATGAAGCAGTGATATTTCTCATACCCCAGTTGTACTACATACCAATAATTCTTATCACAATCTGGTACCCAAAACGTGGAATACTGGCATCAGTTCTGATAATTACAGGTTTTTTACTTGCTGTAACATACTTTTATTATCAGGGCCTCATAATTGACCCTTTCATTGCAGGAATTAACACCGCATTATTCTTCTGGGTTGGTCTTGCGTCCACATATATTGCTAAAACTTCCGGCCTTTTTAATTTTAGATATTTTGGTTATTTTAACAATTCAAAGAACGGGATACTCATTGTTGAAGCATCTGATCTGAATATTATTGATGCCAATCCAAAAATCTGTAATATTTCCGGTCAGAAACATAAAGAGCTGATTAATACAAACCTTGCAGTATTTCTCTGCAATCTGGGGCTTGACAGTTCAAGAGCAAATAAAATCATAGATAAACCCGGCAGAATCAATGAAAAAATAATAGTAAAATGTTTTGGAAATGAAGAAAGAATATTCCTTATAACATCAGTGCAGGATAATGAAGAGGGCAGTATTGAATGCACCTTCTGTGATATTACAGAGAGTGAGAGGGAGAAGAGACATGCAGTTGAAGAGAGGGAACTATTCAGGCGGTTTGTTGACTCATCTGATAATATTTTCTTCATGCTCGATAAAACCGGAAAAATATTTAAGATCCACTGGTCAAAAGCAGAGGAAAATAACATAAGTGAAGAGTCATTATCCGGTAGATATCTGTCACAGATACTTGGTAACTGCACAGATGAGGAGTGTATAAAATACACTGAAAATACTATCCGTTCAGGGGATACAAATTCATTTAAGTCTTATATCACCACATCTGATGGCTTGAAAAAATCCTGTTCTGTTATATCAGGACCTCTGAATGATTCAGCAGGCAAAATTATAGGTGTTATCGGCACTGTTGAATTCATCCGGAACAGTCATGGTGAGACATTTAAGGAGACTGGTAACTCCGGAATAAATCCCGAAATGCACAGATGGAATTTTTTTGTAAACAATGCCGCACATGAACTGCGCACACCTCTTCAGCCTATTGTCGGATATCTGAATCTTCTGCTGGATGACCCTGAAGATTCAGGCCTAAACGAGTACAGTGCTGATATGCTCAGAAAATGTCTCAGCAGTGTTGAGAGGGAGTGCGTAATAGTTGAGAGAATACTTGAGATGGGCATATGTGAAAATTACCCCGTTAACCTTCTGATCTCTGAAATTAAACTGCATGAAATGACTGAAAAAATTATTAATATTGGTCATTATTCTGACAATGCGGACATTGTCAACAAAATAAATACAGATGCAGTAATATGTGCTGACAGAGACAGAATATACCAGGTATTAAACGGAATCATTTCAAACGCAGTAAAATACAATGAAGATCCAAGGATTGTTGAGATAGGTTTCAGAAAGGATGAAAGTTATAGTTACATTGAAATTACTGACAATGGAAAAGGAATCGCCGATGAATCACTGGCACTCATATTTGAGCCGTTTTATATAGACAATCTCAGCTCATTAAGCCGTGAATACGGAAGAATCGGTCTGGATCTCTCGATTGCCAAAAAATATATCAAACTCCATGGCGGAGAAATTCTTGTCTCCTCAGAAAAGGACATTGGCAGTACATTTACTGTAAAAATCCCAGTAATGCCCAGAAACACTTCGTAA